ctataaaggaatcaatggctaaaaactgCTCTATTCAggatgattttatatcttgttgtttatgtaaaggttcccatattgcaactgataaaaaatgtttagaatatgaaagacaaagagctataaaggaatcaatggctaaaaactgtatttcctattcagaagcttcaaagatacatccatctgtctctcgaatttcatatgcagatacattactctcatcacctaacatcactcctaatacttttccaacccagcatcaacattcaacacctaaagctataaacaatacttcatataaaaaaactgtttttgttaaaccaaagcctccacctacacttagcaaaggatatgacaaatctgctcaccaagaaattttaagggattttaatattccccaaccctctaatggatgtgcattaattaacaaagaaaatgaaaatcctttggaatcctcagtaattgatttaattatttctcttataaaatctcttagtcaatcgaatgaattttcaccgtccaacgctgccttattagtttctgcaattactcaaatttataaaccaaataatggacaaagttcttcaatggagttgtcaaagcatcactcctaaaaaaagtgatcttatttatttattaaataaatataaaccttatatctgtgctcttcaagagacatggttgaaaccaggatctttatttaagattcgtggttattcatgtctcagagaagatcgtgtggatgggcatggcagagtagccatgcttgtgaaacaccctctttccttttctctcttctctattccttctcacagtaatgatttttctattattgctgctttagttgaaaatatctgttatgtatctatttatatacctcatccttcttctgcaatcttaaatgaaattaaagatattatttccattcttccgaagccttttatgatccttggtgattttaactgtcgccatgaatcctggggttacttatcttctaatagttatggaaacacattaatagatatatttgattcagtgaatttgtgtatattaaatgatggtcgtcctacacgacgttctcatcctgacgagggcccaagtgctccagatttaacagtcactacacctaatcttgcttcttctttgtcctgggatccattacgatctacttttggtagtgatcacttcccactattattatcatttccaagctgcaataataacaataaagtattacataatacttattctcctcgtttaaaatataagcttaatgatgttgattgggatttatataaagatctaataaaaaacaaaattatttcacttccaaaaattaatccaggtacagaatctcagtgtgcagattctttagcaagaatctttattgaggttgccaatgagatatttccaagtaaaaatagctctttgggttttattccttctcctccttggtgggataacgaatgtactgaggcagtaaagagaagaaaatatgctgaaattacatactgtcgatgttccactgatgagaattttgaaattcttacaaagagtatgtcagaaacttcaaaatttctaaagaaaaagaaatttgatggctggaaaaatttctgctattcaatatcacctgatgtcaaaccatctcttgtatggcaaaatataagaaggtttagatctgcatacaaagattcatctccaaatttccttttcatttagttaatagctttttagaaaaattggctccacctttcgttcctgaagacttaataattggttaccctgtaataaatataaataatgataactgttttggtttaaacagtatattttctctcactgaactaaaaggtgtattgtctcatgttaaggattctgctcctggactggacggtattccgtattcctttatctctcatttagatgatgatgctttattttattatttatctcttataaattccatagtgacatctggtaacatcccctccacgtggaaacgtcaagaaataattcccgtactgaaacctaataggtgttcttcagaccattctgcctatcgcccaatcgcactttcttctgttttgatgaaaattacagaacatcttataaaaaatcgtttagaatggtttgttgagcataacggtctattatgtgaatcccaattcggtttcagacgtgggacaagtactattgatagcttaagtatattcatttctgatattcaattatcattttcaaataataaatcagtaatagctgcgttcttagatataaattgtgcctatgataatgtcgtaataagtattttaaagagtaagcttttacaacttaatatacctctgctattaacaaattttatcataaacatgctttccgaaagatacataatcctgaaactagatgacaggaagtcaattactcgacttgtttcaaagggcctcccccagggatcagtacttagcccaatattgtataatatttatacacacgatttaaaatcatcacttaatagtgtaaatgttcttcagtatgctgatgatctattaatttactgtcgtgatatttctattgaaaaagctagttcttctataacacaaccgctgataaatttaaaaacttggttggacttaaatggccttgatctatcacctgaaaaaagtacaatagttttattcacgagatcaagaactcctcctcctatttctatattttatgagggttatcagattccagttaaagataatgttaagtttttgggaattgtcttagattcgaaactaactggtatcccacattgtgattacctaaatgctaaatgtgagcgtactcttaatattttaagatgtctgtcaggtgtttggtggggtgcgcaccctttttgcatgaaattgttatataatgctcttataaaaagtatattagattatggtacattcttgctggagcctggtagtgttaaggcatttaaaaaactagatctcatacagtccaaagctttacgagtagtttctggtgctatgcggtcaagtcctatcaatgctcttcaagtagaatgtggtgatcctccactacatctacgtcgtcaatatttagcagacaaatttatattccgatcttttcagtttcttaaccactctctttataacaaacttcagaaactttctcattaaatagattcatctgcatattggtcaaataaaaaaccaccttgtctaatcaatagttttaagaaatttatcaacataaaagctcctattcatcgatccattaattatcctcttttcagtactagctttgaagcattaatgttgcttccagaaattaattttaactcagatttaaataagaacgatattagtacaaatttttcgtttaatcttcttaaaaatactgtttgggttgattaccatcatatttacacagacgcgtctaaacattcctcctcggatcccgttggtgtaggtgtctatcacgctcaatttaaaatatcacagaaaattaaactacctccggaaacatcggtgtttactggggaatgttatggtatttttaaggctattgaatatattattctatttaaacttccaaaaacaataattttctctgattcaaaaagtgccttacagtctctcaataggttcccgtttaaatcaaaaaacatttcttctgttgtcatagaattaagaaatctattaaataaatgcaatcactttggtctttctgtgttgtttgtatggatccccagccatagcgacattcctggtaatataaaagcagaccaactagctaatgaagccgtggtcgatggcgacattttcccttataaagttttttgccaggatctaggtgctcttccgtcttagttcaccttcaggattgttggaatagactttggactgaaactggtcaatcaaaaggcaggaaatattttaaccttcagccacttatttcatttaaaccatggttttagtatgttcttctatcataagaatgcgtttgggtcatgtttgcactcctgttcatcttaacagattaggcattgtatctactgacatgtgtgaatgtgaatccgataaatgtgatctagatcacattttcttttcatgttctctatacgaccgctcctcattcctgaatgatctaatatctcttaatgttccttttcctacctgtatatcctctctcattatgtatccatgtaaattttataaaatattgtcatctttcattcttcagaatcatatcaaagtttaaatatttgtaatgttgtgcaagtagcaagtatatatgtatatttatgaaatttttaatatccgtttcaatcctctttctacttatctgatccgttcccgtgttccgtatccttttttaacttagtttcccaatcttttaatttacgttattggcaaaaagtaaacgctattgccaaaagaagaagaaaaaaaaaaaacatggttTTATGAGATTACAGCCCTCTGAAGGTtttgattaataaattttggaatGTCTGTCCCTCTGCTGTTGATTGCTAGGCCTTTCGAGGTAGTTacataataaagtatttaaataaataaacaacaaaatatacgAAAACAGATTTATTGTACGTAAAATACCAATGGCTTTTCAGTCTTACTTACAAATTAACCTAATTGAAGCTTAGACAATTCTTTCCGAATTAACGTCTCTTCTTTTTTGCTGGAGTTTTTCCTTCTTCTGGACCGTTTTCAACAATTTCTTCATCCTGTCCCTTCCTTCTCACAGGCCCGGTGTGTGTAATAGGCACAACTCTTTCGTCTTTCCCTTCAGACATTTTTGGCACTAAAATTGTTAACACACCATCAGATGAAAGCTTAGATTCTACCGTTTCTGGTTTACAACCGTCTGGTATTGCATAGCGACGCTTGAACTGACGAGATATAAATCCATGTTCGTCCTTCTTCTCCTCATGTTTGCCTTCAACAACAATGTAGTTGTTAACGATCTTAACGGAGATTTCGTCAGGCGAAAAATGTTGGACATCcagatttatttgaaatttgtcTTTGTCGGATTTTATAGTAGATCCAATATCGCGTTGCAACGTTGATAGATTACGCCAAGGACGCAAATATCTCGGACTTGAATGATCAACTATCATGTCCGTAATTAAATCAGCATATTCTGTAAAATCATGCGGACGTCTAGGTCTTATTAGATCCGCAATATATGGTAATAACGCCATTTCTCTGCACAGCACAAAGAAATTTAAACCACAAAAACACTGAAGTAGCGACTCGCTCTCGAATCTGGATTATTATGAATTGACGACTGCGTCGCTGTAGTCAAccgtttttatttaagttacgcAGGCGCGCCGTAGTGCTGCTAAGTACGTGAAAAGGGTGGAAGgttcaagaaatttcgaagaactTACATAGTAATTAAAACAGCGTCATCTAGTATCAAGTGAAAACACTCTTTTATGTCCAATTTGTAGGCGTGTCGTAGCTCTGCTACCCGAACATAGCCTACTAGCTATGTAATATTATGACCTGAATCAACTGAATAAGGTTCAAAAAATTTCTAAGATAATCGAAAAGTGCCATCTAGTATCAAGCGGGAATACTACTCGTTGTTCGATTATATCTtgaaaataagttaataaagtGGTGAAGccataataatgttaaatactAGCTAATaacccgcgactttgtccgcgcACACACAGGGCTGAGCACGAAGTAGCGGCATTTAGATTAagttcttaaaataaaaaaaacgcttATGACACATTAGGTATGCTGTCGCAAtactttttgtaaaaaatatgtaatctaACGCCGCGTCCACTGCGCGTTATTTTCGTGTTTGTAAACgcaaaaacttgttttataaatagattAGGGGCGTGGCTTAACAGTTTTGTCAAATAAAACATCTTAACATGTTTACCTCGAGAAATGGATAACATCACCCGCGTTCGCCTGCGGGGAGGGAAATTAACGCATAATATGTTAGCGTTCACTGAATGAAGACGTACCTATCATTCGTAGCTAGTGATAATTCTATTTAGTTTATTTGTGATGGagtggaataaaaaaaatactttgttttttatacaaCTAATAACAGAAAGACCGGTTCTTTGGGATGTTTCATTGGaagatcataaaaataaatacaaaaagctGGATGCACTGTTGGAAATAGCACGCATTTTACGTATAacaa
Above is a window of Leptidea sinapis chromosome 40, ilLepSina1.1, whole genome shotgun sequence DNA encoding:
- the LOC126976284 gene encoding protein lethal(2)essential for life-like; the encoded protein is MALLPYIADLIRPRRPHDFTEYADLITDMIVDHSSPRYLRPWRNLSTLQRDIGSTIKSDKDKFQINLDVQHFSPDEISVKIVNNYIVVEGKHEEKKDEHGFISRQFKRRYAIPDGCKPETVESKLSSDGVLTILVPKMSEGKDERVVPITHTGPVRRKGQDEEIVENGPEEGKTPAKKKRR